The genome window GACCGGGCTTGACAAGATGCTTTATATGTCGGCCACCAGTGACTCTTCAGGCATGTGCCGCATTGAATTAACTTTTGCCCCGGGGACTGATCCGGACCTCGCCTGGTCCAAAGTTCAGAACAAGCTCCAGCTTGCCATGGCCAGCCTGCCGACGGTCGTGCAAAACATCGGCGTCGAGGTTGGCAAGGCCACGAAAAACTATTTACTTATCGTAGGCCTGATATCGGAAGACGGCAGCATGAGCGGCTATGATCTGCGAGATTATGCCCAATCCAACCTAGAAAAGGTGCTGGCCCGAGTGCCGGGGGTGGGGGAGGTGCAAAATTACGGATATCAATATGCCATGCGGGTCTGGCTCGACCCGGTCAAGCTGACCAATTACCACCTGACGATGGAAGATGTTATCAGGGCGCTTCGGGCCTACAACGTCGAGGTCTCCGCCGGGCAGTTCGGCGGGACCCCGGCGGTGAAAGGCCAACGCTTGAACGCCTCCATCATCGTTCAGCATCTTCTCCAGACCCCGGATGAATTTGCCAAGATCCCCATCCGCACCAACCCGGATGGCTCCATTGTTCGGATCAAGGATCTGGGCAAGACCGAACTGGGGACCGAATACTACGATGTCGAGTTCTTTTACAATGGCAAGCCTGCCGCAGCCCAGGCCATCCGGATGACCGCGGGCGCCAATGCGCTGGCCACGGCTGATGCCATCAAGGCGAAACTAAAAGAGATGAGCCGCTATTTTCCCAAGGGGATGAAGGTGGTTTATCCCTACGACACCACTCCCTTTACCCGTGTGGCCATTGAGGAGGTGGTCAAGACCCTCTTTGAGGCGATTTTTCTGGTTTTTGTAATCATGTACCTGTTCATGGGGAATATCCGGGCCACCCTGATCCCGACCATCGCGGTGCCGGTGGTGCTGCTGGGGACTTTTGGGATTTTGGGACTTTTCGGGTTTTCCATCAACATGCTGACCATGTTTGCCATGGTACTGGCCATCGGGCTTCTGGTGGACGACGCCATCGTGGTCGTGGAAAACGTGGAGCGGATTATGAGCGAAGAGGGGCTCCCGCCCCGAGAGGCCACCGCTAAGTCCATGGACCAGATTACCAGTGCCCTGATCGGCATCGGGGCGGTGCTGGCGGCGGTTTTTGGCCCTATGGCGCTTTTTCAGGGCTCTACCGGGGTTCTCTACCGCCAGTTTTCCGTGACCATCATCACCTCCATGCTGCTGTCGGTGATAGTGGCCCTGATCCTGACGCCGGTCCTTTGTGCCACACTACTAAAACCAGTGGCGGCCGGACATGAGCCCGCGGACAAGGCAATCTTTTTCCTGCGTCCGTTTTTCAGGTGGTTTGATCACATCTTTTTCTGGGTCCGAGATCTCTATGTGAGAGTGGTCGGTCGCTCTTTCTCCAGGACCTTGCGCTACTTGGTTATTTACCTGCTGATCGTGACCACGGTGGGATTCCTGTTTTATCGAATGCCCACCGCTTATCTCCCGGATGAAGACCAGGGTATACTCCTTGGCCAGGTAATCATGCCCACCGGCTCTACCCTTGAACAAAACCTGCAGGTCTTGAACCAGATCCAGGATTATTTCCTCCAGAACGAACCAGAGGCGGTTGAATCATGCGGAATCTTGGCCGGTTACAGCTTTGCCGGCCGGGCCCAGACCAACGGCCTGGCATTTATCAAGCTCAAAGACTGGAAGCTCCGCGACCGGCCGGAGCTAAAGGTTATGGCAGTTGCGGGAAGGGCCATGCGAGCCTTTTCTCAAATCCGAAACGCCAGGATCTTTGTCTTCCCGCCGCCGTCAGTCATTGAACTGGGCAATGCTACGGGGTTTGATTTTGAGTTGCTGGACTTCGGCGGACTGGGCCACGCCGCCTTGATGTCGGCCCGCAATCAACTGCTAGACATGGCCAGGCAGGACCCGAGATTAACCCGGGTTCGACCCAATGGCATGGAAGACGTCCCCGAATACCGGATTGACGTGGATTGGGAAAAGGCCGGGGCCTTGGGGGTTCCCATCACCGAGATCCACAACACCATTTCGGCGGCCTTCGGCGGTGCTTATGTCAACGACTTTATTCAAGCCGGGCGGGTCAAACGGGTTTACGTCCAAGCGGACGCCCCTAACCGCATGTTACCCAATGATCTGGAAAAACTCTATGTGCGTAATGGGTCAGGGAAAATGGTTCCCTTTGCTTCTTTTGCCTCCGGCCACTGGACCTACGGTTCTCCCAAGCTGGAGCGCTACAACGGCTTCCCGTCCATCAATATCTGGGGCGAACCAGCGCCCGGAAGAAGTACCGGTGAGGCGATGCAGGCCATGGAAGAGCTCACCTCGAAGTTGCCGCGGGGAATCGGTTTTGACTGGACCGGGCTCTCTTATCAGGAAAGGATGGCAACCGCCCAAGGGCCTATCCTCTATGCCTTTTCCATTTTCGTGATTTTTCTTTGTGTGGCGGCCCTGTATGAAAGCTGGACCATCCCGTTTGTAAATATGCTGATGTTACCGCTGGGGGTATTTGGCGCGATTTTGGCCACTACGTTGCGGGGGCTGCCCAATGATGTCTATTTCCAGATCGGATTTCTGACCACGCTCGGCCTTTCGACCAAAAACGCCATTCTGATTATTCAGTTTATCAAAGAACGGTTGCGGCATGGAGATGGACTGATCGATGCCACCCTGGGAGCGGTGAGAATACGATTCCGCCCGGTCATCATGACGTCGCTGGCCTTTTTCTTTGGTACCCTGCCGCTGGCCATTGCTTCCGGGGCGGGGGCCGGCGCCATGAATGCCATTGGGACCGCGGTTACCGGCGGGATGCTCTCCGCCACTTTCATTGATCTTCTTTTCATCCCGATGTTCTTTGTCCTCGTATCAAGTCTATTCAAGAAAAAGCAACCCCCGCAAATCCCTGAGCAAGAGCTTGATTCCACCGGGCCCCAGGAGGTGCGTTAAGATGAGGAGACAAGCGTTACTGGCTCTCGGACTGTTAATGTGCCTGGGGGGCTGCACTCTGGCGCCGAAATACACCAGGCCGGAAGCGCCGATTCCGACCCAGTGGCCCCAAGGTCCAGCTTACAAAGATACCCAAGCCGCGGTCGGGGGGCCGACCGCCTTGGAGCTGAACTGGCGGGAATTTTTTGCCGACCCACAGCTACAACAGGTTATCGCCCGAGCCTTGGAAAATAACCGGGATCTGCGGCTGGCGGCCTTGAATGTGGAAAAGGCCCGCGCCCTGTACGGCATTCAGCGGGCGGAACTGTGGCCCGTGGTCAATGCCGTCGGCGGTGGCGGAAAACAGCGGGTGCCTGCCGATCTTT of Deltaproteobacteria bacterium contains these proteins:
- a CDS encoding efflux RND transporter permease subunit, producing the protein TGLDKMLYMSATSDSSGMCRIELTFAPGTDPDLAWSKVQNKLQLAMASLPTVVQNIGVEVGKATKNYLLIVGLISEDGSMSGYDLRDYAQSNLEKVLARVPGVGEVQNYGYQYAMRVWLDPVKLTNYHLTMEDVIRALRAYNVEVSAGQFGGTPAVKGQRLNASIIVQHLLQTPDEFAKIPIRTNPDGSIVRIKDLGKTELGTEYYDVEFFYNGKPAAAQAIRMTAGANALATADAIKAKLKEMSRYFPKGMKVVYPYDTTPFTRVAIEEVVKTLFEAIFLVFVIMYLFMGNIRATLIPTIAVPVVLLGTFGILGLFGFSINMLTMFAMVLAIGLLVDDAIVVVENVERIMSEEGLPPREATAKSMDQITSALIGIGAVLAAVFGPMALFQGSTGVLYRQFSVTIITSMLLSVIVALILTPVLCATLLKPVAAGHEPADKAIFFLRPFFRWFDHIFFWVRDLYVRVVGRSFSRTLRYLVIYLLIVTTVGFLFYRMPTAYLPDEDQGILLGQVIMPTGSTLEQNLQVLNQIQDYFLQNEPEAVESCGILAGYSFAGRAQTNGLAFIKLKDWKLRDRPELKVMAVAGRAMRAFSQIRNARIFVFPPPSVIELGNATGFDFELLDFGGLGHAALMSARNQLLDMARQDPRLTRVRPNGMEDVPEYRIDVDWEKAGALGVPITEIHNTISAAFGGAYVNDFIQAGRVKRVYVQADAPNRMLPNDLEKLYVRNGSGKMVPFASFASGHWTYGSPKLERYNGFPSINIWGEPAPGRSTGEAMQAMEELTSKLPRGIGFDWTGLSYQERMATAQGPILYAFSIFVIFLCVAALYESWTIPFVNMLMLPLGVFGAILATTLRGLPNDVYFQIGFLTTLGLSTKNAILIIQFIKERLRHGDGLIDATLGAVRIRFRPVIMTSLAFFFGTLPLAIASGAGAGAMNAIGTAVTGGMLSATFIDLLFIPMFFVLVSSLFKKKQPPQIPEQELDSTGPQEVR